The DNA window AATGATGCCGCCATTTGCATCGTTGGAGATTTTAGTGCCAAAGAGATGAAAGCCACGTTATCAAACTTATTTTCAGCTTGGGCAAAGGCAACTGCTGAAAAAGAAAATTTGGCATCGAAACCAATCGCAAAACCTACTGAAAATAAAGTATTATTAGTCAACAAAGAAGATGCTAAAGAAACTACTTTTTACATTGGTTCACAAGGGATTAGCCGAAATAACCCTGATTTTGTAGCTATCGAAGTAGTAAATACCCTTTTTGGAGGTCGATTTACGTCTATGTTGAACGATGAACTTAGAGTCAATTCGGGCTTGACTTATGGTGCCGGAAGTAGATTTAGAACGCTGAAAAATGGAGGCTCCTTCTTTATAAGCACTTTTACGGAGTCGAAATCAACAGAGGCTGCCATTGATAAGACACTTGAGGTGTTGAAAAAATTGCACGCCAACGGAATTGATGAAAAATCCTTGAGTTCCGCCAAAAATTATGTAAAAGGGCAATTCCCTCCTGAATATGAAACCAATCAGCAACTGGCTGGTTTGCTGTCGCAAATGTTTTGGTACAATTTCGATCCATCATTTATCGATAATTTCGAAAAAAATGTGGACAGCCTCGATTTGGCCAAAGCCAACCAAATTATAGCCCAATATTTCCCTAAAGATAAATTGCAATTTGTGTTAGTAGGCAAATCGGCAGATATCAAAAAGGTAGCTGAAAAATATGGCAAAGTCACCGAAGTACAAATAACGGATGACATTAAGAATAAAAATTAAGATCAAAAAGGGATTTAGTTCCCTTTTTTTGTGGTCTATAATTTCAAATTAGGGTTTTGCTGGAAATGTTGTGAAGTTTTTTTACCACATAGTTTTTATTATGGTTTAGATAGCTATCAGAATATAGATTTTATTTTAGAAAGCTTCGCTTTTGTATAGTATTCATAGCACTATGTGCAAAAAGAATTTTCTATGTCAATCTTTTTTAACAATTTCGAATACTTTTCTCTATGTGGTTTAAATTAATTTCAAATTTATTCTCACACAAAACCCAGTAGAACTCAAATTAGGATTCATTTTCAATATCAAAATACCCTTTGACTTTTATTTTGGCAGTGAAAAAATTCAAGAACAGCACTACAAAAAATAAAAATAAAAAAGCTTGGGCTGTCGCCAATATTTTTCCGATAATCGTAATAGGATAAAAATCGCCATAGCCAATAGAAGCCGAATTGATTGTGCTGAAATAAATGGCATCAAACCAATGCGTAAAGGGCTTATTCAAATAATTGCCGCAAGAATACAAAACGCCAAACG is part of the Flavobacterium nackdongense genome and encodes:
- a CDS encoding M16 family metallopeptidase; protein product: MKQKILIFCLLVASINLSAQGYKLPKYTTFTLPNGLTISLMEQHDVPTISASIILSAGAIYDYDKAGLASLTATALKHGTKKFPKSKLDEELDFIGASVDTYATKEFAGINANFAAKDREKVLDIIKELLLNPSFDAAEFEKEKSRVLVSLEQQKESPRAVIGPYFDTMLFGSHVYGNVINGSTSTVNKLTSKDVKEFYNANYKPNDAAICIVGDFSAKEMKATLSNLFSAWAKATAEKENLASKPIAKPTENKVLLVNKEDAKETTFYIGSQGISRNNPDFVAIEVVNTLFGGRFTSMLNDELRVNSGLTYGAGSRFRTLKNGGSFFISTFTESKSTEAAIDKTLEVLKKLHANGIDEKSLSSAKNYVKGQFPPEYETNQQLAGLLSQMFWYNFDPSFIDNFEKNVDSLDLAKANQIIAQYFPKDKLQFVLVGKSADIKKVAEKYGKVTEVQITDDIKNKN